AGCCGCACGGCCGTGGTTCCCGACGTCATGCTGGGCATCGTCGAGATGCTGCGGCTGGTCACCAATCGTGGCGACACCGTTGTCGTCAACTCACCGGTATACGCGCCGTTCTACGCCTTCGTGTCGCATGACGGCCGACGGGTGGTCGAGGCGCCGCTCTCCGGCGACGGCCGGATCGATTTGGACGCGCTGGAGGAAACGTTCTCGCGTGCCCGTGGCTCGGGCGGCAAGGTCGCCTACCTGTTGTGTAATCCGCACAACCCAACGGGGTCGGTGCACACCGCCAACGAACTGCGCGGCGTCGCGGAACGCGCCAGACGGTTCGATGTCCGGGTGGTCTCCGACGAGATTCACGCTCCGCTCATTCTGCCCGGCGCACATTTCACTCCCTATCTGAGCGTCCCCGGCGCGGAAAACGCGTTCGCGCTGACGTCGGCTTCCAAGGCGTGGAACCTGTGCGGACTCAAGGCGGCCCTGGCCATTGCCGGACGCGAGGCGGCGACCGACCTTGCCCGGATGCCGGAGGAGGTCGGCCACGGCCCGAGCCACCTAGGCGTTATCGCGCACACCGCGGCATTCAAGACCGGTGGCACCTGGCTCGATGCGCTGCTGCGGGGTCTAGACGGCAACCGAACGTTACTGGGCGCTCTGGTCGACGAGCATCTTCCCCGGGTGAAATACCAATGGCCACAAGGCACTTACCTTGCGTGGCTAGATTGCCGAGAACTCGGCCTCGACGACGCGACCACCGACGAGATGGCCAACGACCTGGCGGTGGTCTCCGATCTGTCCGGGCCGGCCCGCTGGTTCCTCGACCACGCCCGGGTCGCGCTCAGTTCTGGCCACGTCTTCGGGACCGGCGGCGCCGGGCACGTGCGCATCAACTTTGCGACCTCCCGCGCCATTCTTACCGACGCCGTATCGCGGATGAGCCGGTCGCTACTCGACCTGCGGTAGCGACCGAATTCAGTGACGGCGCAGTTTGGTGATCAGCTGGTCTTTCGTCAGGCTCGAATACCCAGACAAACCTAGCTCTTTGGCGCGCTTCTTCAGCTGTGGCACCGTCCAGTCGGCATACGACCCGGCCTTACCGCCTTTCCGGCCGACCGCGGACTTACCGCGCGCGGCAGCCGCGTTGGAGATTCGGGCAGCCTTCTGCGCCGAGTTGCCCTCCCTGCGTAGGTCCCGGTACAACTTTTCGTTCTTGATCGACGGGTTCGGCACGTCGTCACCTCCTGTGCGCGATGGAACGCCGCTCTAGTGATGCCCCGGCCGGCGCGGGTCCAAACCTGGGCTCGGCCGTCAACGTCCAAGAACGGCCAACGTCAACGCGGTCAGGTCTTCGGTCACACCTTCGCACGCCGCCAGTCGGTCGTTGTGGATAACTTCGCTGACAACGGAATATGCGGCTCGCGCCCGAGCCTTGGCCGACGCCGACGGGATTGACGGATCGGCTTCAGACAATACGAAAGCCAGCTCGTCCGCGTAGGCACGCTGTCGCTTGCGCCGCTCCTGCCGGTCCTCCGGCGGCAAGTTGTGGGTCTCAAACATGTTGAGGCAAACCAGGTCACGACTGCCGACAGCAGCCGCGACGTAGCTCGAGACCATGTCCTCTACGGCGTCGGAAGGTTCGCTCGCGTTGGCCAGCGCACGGTAGATCACGGCCCCAATCTGATCGCCAAGCCGCGAGAACGCCGCTGCCAGGAGTTTCTCTTTGCTACCGAATCGCCGGTTGACAGCCGAGCCGGTAACGCCCGCTGCCGAGCCGATGTCAGCTAGTGAAACGCCGTTGAAGCCACGCTGATGGAACAGACGTGCCGCTTCGGCCAGGATCGCCTCTGGCCGGAAGGCTCGCGCCGCCCTCGCGCGAAGGTCCGCTCGCGCGGGGGGAGTCACGATCGTCGACCGTGGTGGCAATCCGACATCGAGGATACTGCGGAAGATGTCGACGCCCAGTGCCGGCAAGTTCAACTCGGCGGGGCTTTTCGCGAGGGCTAGGCTTACCATTGCGCCGCCGATCGCATAGGCGCGCAGGTGACGTCGATTGTCTTGTGCGCCATGGCTGTTGACGGCGGAAACTAGTGCCTGGCACCTCGCCTCGAGCGGAGCCCGCATGTCGAGGTCGAGATAGTCGAGCTGGCGGAGACACACCGCGAGGCAGTCTGGAGCGGCCAGGGCCGCGGCGATCGTTCTCTCGACCGGCCCTGTCCGCGGATCCGCCAACGCCTCGGTATCGGCGGCCCACTCGAGGTCCGTCAGGAGCCGGTCGATGATCCCGGAGAGCAGACCCTGCTTGCTCGGGAAGTAGTGGTAGACCGCGGGGCCGCTGAGTCCGACCGCCGCCCCGATGTCGTCGATTCCGACCCCGGTGAACCCCCGACGCCGGAACAGGGTCGCCGCGGTGGTGAGCACCAGATCGCGGCGCAGGTCGGTACCGGTCTGCGATCTGGCTCGCGTTCCCACCACCCGGGCCACCCCCTGATCTTAACGCATGTGCACTTTTGTTGACTTCTACGAAGAAAGGTTGTACCACGTAATAGAGGACTAGATTGAACGATGAAGAACTTGTGCATACCGAGCGGAGGACGCTTTGACTACGATCGAAACTAGCCCGATGAAAGCGCCCGCTCCGGTCGGACACATCGCCAACGACACCACGGGCATGAATTTCTGGCGCTCCGACCGCGCCTTCCAAGCCCTGCTGGCCCGCTATCTCTCCCCTGAGCTGCTCGATCACCTTGAGCCGTACTTCGACGCACTCGGCGAGCTGGCCGGCGGCAGGCTCGATGACCTGGCCCGCATCGCGGACCGCCATCCGCCGGTGCTGCATCCGCGCGATCGATTCGGCCGTGACGAAGACTGGATCGAGTACGACCTCGCCTATCGGGAGATGGAGAAGATCGCCTACGAAGACTTCGGCATGCATGCGGTCAGCCATCGTGCCGGGGTCCTGGGGTTCGGTGGCACGCTGCCACCGAGCGTGAAGTTCGCGCTGCAGTACCTGTTCGCTCAGGCCGAGTTCGGCCTGACCTGTCCGATCAGTGCCACCGATACCTCCGCGTATGTCATCCAGAGATTCGGCAGCCCGGCGCTAAAGAGCCATGTCCTTCCGCACATGCTGTCGCAGGACCCGTCCAC
The nucleotide sequence above comes from Mycobacterium decipiens. Encoded proteins:
- a CDS encoding TetR/AcrR family transcriptional regulator, coding for MARVVGTRARSQTGTDLRRDLVLTTAATLFRRRGFTGVGIDDIGAAVGLSGPAVYHYFPSKQGLLSGIIDRLLTDLEWAADTEALADPRTGPVERTIAAALAAPDCLAVCLRQLDYLDLDMRAPLEARCQALVSAVNSHGAQDNRRHLRAYAIGGAMVSLALAKSPAELNLPALGVDIFRSILDVGLPPRSTIVTPPARADLRARAARAFRPEAILAEAARLFHQRGFNGVSLADIGSAAGVTGSAVNRRFGSKEKLLAAAFSRLGDQIGAVIYRALANASEPSDAVEDMVSSYVAAAVGSRDLVCLNMFETHNLPPEDRQERRKRQRAYADELAFVLSEADPSIPSASAKARARAAYSVVSEVIHNDRLAACEGVTEDLTALTLAVLGR
- a CDS encoding DUF7218 family protein, with product MPNPSIKNEKLYRDLRREGNSAQKAARISNAAAARGKSAVGRKGGKAGSYADWTVPQLKKRAKELGLSGYSSLTKDQLITKLRRH
- a CDS encoding MalY/PatB family protein yields the protein MTPNPLEQPTLEQLRSQRTSMKWRAHPADVLPLWVAEMDVQLPPTVAEALHRAVDNGDTGYPYGTAYAEAISEFASDRWQWHDLDVSRTAVVPDVMLGIVEMLRLVTNRGDTVVVNSPVYAPFYAFVSHDGRRVVEAPLSGDGRIDLDALEETFSRARGSGGKVAYLLCNPHNPTGSVHTANELRGVAERARRFDVRVVSDEIHAPLILPGAHFTPYLSVPGAENAFALTSASKAWNLCGLKAALAIAGREAATDLARMPEEVGHGPSHLGVIAHTAAFKTGGTWLDALLRGLDGNRTLLGALVDEHLPRVKYQWPQGTYLAWLDCRELGLDDATTDEMANDLAVVSDLSGPARWFLDHARVALSSGHVFGTGGAGHVRINFATSRAILTDAVSRMSRSLLDLR